GTCGATGTTCCCGTGCGCGGTGTTCCCGAAGCGATCGGTCAGCACGATGGAGCCGTCGAGGTCGCCACTGGCGGCGTCGGAAAATGACATGTCGGCATCCAACCGAAACGTTCCGTCAAACGGCCAGCCGCTCACCTGGCCCGTGAAGGACGCGCCCTGGTAGTACCGATTGCCAAGCCCGTCGGCGTAGAGCTGGCCGGGAGTCGCGCTCGTCGCAGTAAGGGTGACGGTGAAATTCGTGCGTGAGTCTCGGTCGTCGCGATCGTGGTCACCATCGTCCGCGAGCGCGACCGGCGCAAGAGCCATTGATCCCAGCATGACGACGCTGGCGACAGTCGAAAGAAACCGCATGTCGTCGCTCCTGATCGGAAGTCCCGTCATACACCAACGATACCATCACCGGATCACAATAACGACTTTGACTGACGGGACCGTGGCTCAGCGCGTCGCGATGGCCATGGGCGTGCGGCGCGATTCGATCCTTCGCGCTCAGGCTTTTCGGCGATGCTCAGGGCAGGCCCCTCGGTGTGGGTCAGTTTCGGGCAGCGCGCGGTCAGTGCCGCCGACGCGCCAGCTCGGCCCATATGTCGGCGAGTGACACCCCACAGGCCTCGAGCAGGACCAGCGAGTGGAACCACAGATCCGCTACTTCCCAGACGATCTCGTCGTGGGCGCCGTTCTTGGCGGCAATGATCGTTTCCGCGGCCTCCTCGCCGACCTTCTTGGCTACTCGATCGATGCCGGCTCGGAGGAGCTGCGCCACATATGAGCCCTCGGGCATCTCCGCGTGGCGCCCGGCAATCACCTGCGCCAACTCCTCGACGATGGCCGCGGTGGCGCCCCCGCTTTCAGGTCCGCCGGCGGTTGGCTCCGCGACGTCCTCTCCCGCTTCGTCTCGATGAATGCCCGTCGCGTCGACCGTGTGGAAGAAGCACGTCCGCTCGCCCGTATGGCACGCTGGGCCGTCGGGATCAACGTCCATGATGATGGCGTCCCCGTCACAGTCGAGGCGCAGTCGGCGCACACGTTGGTAGTTTCCCGATGTGGAGCCCTTGTGCCAGAGCTCCTGGCGCGAGCGGCTCCAGAACCACGCGTCGCCCGTCGCGATCGTCCTCTGCAGTGCCTCGCGATTCACGTACGCGACCATCAGCACGTCGCGGGTGGTCGCGTCCTGGACGATCGCGGGAATGAGGCCCTTGTCGTCGAATTTGAAACTTTGCGGTGACTCGGTCATCAGTTTGCCTCCGCGACCGTGGGGGATCTGGGTTCACTCACGTCGTCGATCGGTCGCACGGGTATACCGCGTCTGGCGAGGTAGGCCTTCACGTCGCGGATGCGCAGCGTCCCGTAGTGAAAGATCGACGCGGCGAGGAGCGCGTCCGCGTGGCCGACGGTCACCCCCTCGTACAGATGCTGGAGCGTGCCAACCCCCCCAGAGGCGATGACCGGCACAGGAACCGCGCCTGCAACGCGCGATGTCAGCCCAAGATCGTACCCGCGCTGCTGGCCATCGGCGTCCATGCTGGTCAGCAAGATCTCGCCGGCGCCGCGCTCGACGCCGCGTTTCGCCCACTCGATGGCGTCGATTCCGGTGGCCCTGCGCCCACCATGCGTATACACTTCCCAGGTTTCACCGCTCCGCTTGGCGTCGATCGCCAGAACGACGCACTGGCTTCCAAACTCCCACGCCGCTGCGCTGATGATCGAGGGGTCGGCCACAGCCGCGCTGTTGATGGCCACCTTCTCAGCGCCAGCGCGCAGCATCAGGCGCGCATCCTCCGTGGACCGAATCCCGCCGCCGACCGTGAATGGGATGAACACCCGGTCGGCCGTCCGTTCCACAACATCCACCATCGTCGATCGGGCATCGCTCGATGCCGTTATGTCGAGAAAAACGATCTCGTCCGCTCCCTCCGCGTCGTAGAGGGCGGCGAGGTCGACCGGATCGCCGGCGTCCCGGAGGTCGACGAAGCTGACGCCCTTGACCACGCGGCCGCCATCCACATCGAGACACGGAATGATGCGCTTCGTCAGCACGAGCGGACCTCGGCCGTCGTGGCGTCGCACGCGAGAATAGCCGCCCGCAGATCGATCCGTCCCGCATAGAGGGCGCGTCCGACGATTGCCGCGGCGGCACCCGTGTCGCGAATGGCCAGGAGGTCGTCGATCGACGTCACCCCGCCCGACGCGATCACATCGAACGGCGCCTGCGCGACGACGCCCTTCAATGACTCCAGGTTTGGACCCTCGAGCATCCCATCGCGAGCAATATCGGTAAAGAGCGCCCATCGAATTCCGATGCTGTGCGCCCGTTCGACCGCCTGCGCGACCGTCAAGG
This genomic window from Chloroflexota bacterium contains:
- the hisF gene encoding imidazole glycerol phosphate synthase subunit HisF, whose product is MLTKRIIPCLDVDGGRVVKGVSFVDLRDAGDPVDLAALYDAEGADEIVFLDITASSDARSTMVDVVERTADRVFIPFTVGGGIRSTEDARLMLRAGAEKVAINSAAVADPSIISAAAWEFGSQCVVLAIDAKRSGETWEVYTHGGRRATGIDAIEWAKRGVERGAGEILLTSMDADGQQRGYDLGLTSRVAGAVPVPVIASGGVGTLQHLYEGVTVGHADALLAASIFHYGTLRIRDVKAYLARRGIPVRPIDDVSEPRSPTVAEAN
- the hisIE gene encoding bifunctional phosphoribosyl-AMP cyclohydrolase/phosphoribosyl-ATP diphosphatase HisIE — encoded protein: MTESPQSFKFDDKGLIPAIVQDATTRDVLMVAYVNREALQRTIATGDAWFWSRSRQELWHKGSTSGNYQRVRRLRLDCDGDAIIMDVDPDGPACHTGERTCFFHTVDATGIHRDEAGEDVAEPTAGGPESGGATAAIVEELAQVIAGRHAEMPEGSYVAQLLRAGIDRVAKKVGEEAAETIIAAKNGAHDEIVWEVADLWFHSLVLLEACGVSLADIWAELARRRH